From one Bacillus sp. FJAT-42376 genomic stretch:
- the refZ gene encoding forespore capture DNA-binding protein RefZ, which yields MKQETFNVTKEKIIQSAVSLFNTNGFTGTSVRAIAKKAGVNVAHISYYFNGKTGLMEYLVSDFYEGYLSAMDGAILADLDKSAVSRLIHLVLNILSYQHERRQLTRFVYREITLDTMLIREVMSTYMLKEKFLLSSLLEEGMRDGSLNKIPIGHFIVQLKGMLTMPFLQPQYIAEVLYLQPHEDYFVKQYFHELESWMISMLTPKREVIL from the coding sequence ATGAAACAGGAAACCTTTAATGTGACAAAGGAAAAAATTATTCAATCAGCCGTTTCTCTGTTCAATACAAATGGATTCACTGGAACTTCCGTCAGGGCCATTGCCAAAAAGGCAGGCGTAAATGTAGCTCACATTTCCTACTACTTCAATGGCAAAACCGGCTTGATGGAATATCTTGTCTCTGATTTTTATGAAGGATATTTAAGCGCCATGGACGGAGCCATTCTCGCTGATCTTGATAAAAGTGCGGTAAGCAGGCTGATACACTTGGTTTTAAACATTTTAAGCTACCAGCATGAACGGCGTCAATTAACCCGGTTTGTTTACCGGGAAATTACCCTTGATACGATGCTTATCCGGGAGGTAATGAGTACGTATATGCTGAAAGAAAAGTTTCTGCTAAGTTCCCTGCTGGAAGAGGGAATGAGAGACGGCAGTTTGAACAAGATTCCGATTGGACATTTCATCGTCCAGCTGAAAGGGATGCTGACGATGCCTTTTCTTCAGCCCCAGTACATTGCTGAAGTTCTTTACCTTCAGCCTCATGAAGATTACTTTGTAAAACAGTATTTCCATGAGCTTGAGAGCTGGATGATTTCTATGCTGACTCCGAAAAGAGAGGTTATCCTGTAA
- a CDS encoding diguanylate cyclase, translating to MQEIVSKAASLNGRFFAYLYNERADHSIEKATRWLAFELKSLFHAEQVSISCYYSANVPLLPYFTASTGSAHPSYSSAEEGNELFENGFTSRTNQCRILIGEPGKEWFAVLEMAGSDLLDRNERTLISTACTEFLFYCRETEMNMTNSQKHTRLYEVTERFHSSMDKDQVLFELIEVLQSMYSSYIFYLFLSHDNESQLQLPTKDLYFDEKGSADSAMEAFLTGTIKMDRTSAEKLHVYVPLKGRQGVYGVLEIISDKISPLKESEIKFIMMLANAAGNAMENAQLYQQSRKLIEDLRLINETSHQLNKNLPLKETMKFLSERIIHSFNAKEAGFFYRGSSGQYQLLPGSTGFFITSESESYLTFVLSKIENEKEGIFIGNLSALNLPGIYRCLMAVPMMENEQVKGFAIAVHESPYHFTFDTFKLLQSLIHHSTLALTNSMLREELEALVKTDNLTKLFSRNYLNERIRQSMSQERNGVFLLIDIDNFKKINDTYGHQTGDEVLIQVGNIIKSNVREHDVGARWGGEELAVYLPQIEVESGIAVANRLVERVRKITSPSITVSCGISWWDAEREDTPKQLFIRADRALYKAKSNGKDQVVVQDNCEME from the coding sequence TTTGCTCCCATATTTTACAGCGAGCACAGGATCAGCGCATCCTTCCTATTCTTCTGCTGAAGAAGGGAATGAATTATTTGAAAATGGTTTTACCAGCAGAACGAACCAGTGCAGAATTTTGATTGGGGAACCGGGTAAAGAGTGGTTCGCTGTTTTAGAGATGGCCGGATCTGATTTGCTTGACAGAAATGAACGGACTTTAATCAGCACAGCCTGTACGGAATTTCTTTTTTACTGCAGAGAAACCGAAATGAATATGACGAATTCCCAGAAGCATACCCGTCTGTATGAAGTGACAGAGCGGTTTCATTCTTCAATGGATAAGGATCAGGTTCTATTTGAACTGATAGAAGTTCTTCAGAGTATGTATTCCTCCTATATATTTTATTTGTTTTTATCCCATGACAATGAAAGTCAGCTTCAATTGCCCACCAAAGATTTGTATTTCGATGAAAAAGGATCAGCGGACAGTGCGATGGAGGCTTTTTTAACCGGTACGATTAAAATGGACAGGACCTCCGCTGAAAAACTGCATGTTTACGTTCCGCTAAAAGGACGCCAGGGAGTTTATGGAGTACTGGAGATCATTTCTGATAAAATCAGCCCGCTGAAGGAATCGGAAATTAAATTTATTATGATGCTTGCAAACGCTGCCGGCAATGCGATGGAAAATGCCCAGCTTTACCAGCAGTCAAGAAAGCTGATCGAAGACCTCCGGCTCATTAATGAAACCTCTCATCAGTTAAATAAGAACCTGCCGCTCAAAGAGACGATGAAGTTTTTGTCCGAACGGATTATCCATTCGTTTAATGCAAAAGAAGCAGGTTTCTTTTATCGGGGCTCTTCCGGGCAGTATCAGCTTTTGCCGGGAAGCACCGGATTTTTTATCACGTCTGAATCCGAATCCTACCTTACTTTCGTTCTGTCAAAAATCGAGAATGAAAAAGAGGGGATTTTTATCGGGAATTTGTCTGCCCTGAATCTGCCTGGTATCTACCGGTGTCTGATGGCTGTACCGATGATGGAAAATGAACAGGTGAAAGGATTTGCAATCGCGGTTCATGAATCACCTTATCATTTTACCTTTGACACATTTAAGCTGCTGCAGTCGCTCATTCATCATTCTACCCTTGCCCTGACCAACTCAATGCTCCGGGAAGAGCTGGAAGCGCTTGTAAAGACAGACAATCTGACAAAGCTGTTTTCAAGAAACTATTTAAACGAGCGGATACGCCAATCCATGAGTCAGGAAAGAAATGGTGTTTTCCTGTTAATTGACATTGATAATTTTAAAAAAATCAATGACACGTATGGCCATCAGACTGGTGATGAGGTACTTATTCAAGTAGGGAACATTATTAAAAGCAATGTGAGGGAACACGATGTAGGAGCAAGGTGGGGCGGAGAAGAACTGGCTGTTTACCTTCCTCAGATAGAGGTGGAGTCTGGCATTGCCGTGGCGAATCGTCTGGTGGAACGTGTAAGGAAAATTACCTCTCCTTCCATTACGGTATCGTGCGGAATTTCCTGGTGGGATGCAGAACGGGAAGATACACCCAAACAGCTGTTTATAAGAGCGGACAGAGCCTTGTACAAAGCGAAAAGCAATGGAAAGGATCAAGTAGTCGTTCAGGACAACTGTGAAATGGAATAA
- the thiI gene encoding tRNA uracil 4-sulfurtransferase ThiI, which yields MQFEHILVRFGEISTKGKNRSKFVDRLRRNMKEVLKDFPALRFQSNRDRIFVKLNGEPHQEISSRLTKIFGIHSFSLAAKCESEVEEIKQTALEAIKSVFKPGDTFKISARRADKTFSVPSDVLNGVIGGYILSNTEGLTVNVKNPDHEIKVEVRAEGTYIMFQDTFGPGGLPAGISGKAMLMLSGGLDSPVAAYMTMKKGVELEAVHFFSPPYTSERAKQKVVDLVEQLSMYGGKIKLHIVPFTAIQEQIQQQVPENYTMTSTRRMMLRITDQLRVKNSGLAIVTGESLGQVASQTLESMYAINDVTSTPVIRPLISYDKPEIIKMAKEIGTYEISIRPYEDCCTIFSPSAPKTRPKLDKANRYESFVDFESLTEAAVEKTETILFDQKRMEEDADLNSLL from the coding sequence ATGCAATTTGAACATATACTCGTACGGTTTGGTGAAATTTCCACTAAGGGGAAAAACCGCAGCAAATTTGTTGACCGTCTAAGAAGAAATATGAAGGAAGTTTTAAAGGATTTCCCGGCTCTCCGGTTTCAATCGAACCGGGACCGAATCTTTGTTAAATTAAATGGCGAGCCTCATCAAGAAATATCATCAAGGCTGACCAAAATTTTCGGGATTCATTCTTTCAGCCTTGCAGCCAAGTGCGAAAGCGAAGTGGAAGAAATTAAGCAGACGGCTCTGGAAGCCATCAAATCGGTATTTAAACCGGGAGATACGTTTAAAATCAGTGCGCGACGGGCAGATAAAACCTTTTCTGTACCGTCTGACGTACTGAATGGGGTAATCGGCGGCTATATTCTTTCGAATACAGAAGGTTTAACGGTTAATGTAAAAAATCCGGACCATGAGATCAAAGTGGAAGTGAGAGCTGAAGGGACATACATCATGTTCCAGGATACATTTGGTCCCGGAGGTCTTCCGGCAGGAATAAGCGGAAAGGCAATGCTTATGCTTTCCGGAGGCCTGGATAGCCCTGTAGCAGCTTATATGACGATGAAAAAAGGGGTTGAACTTGAAGCTGTTCACTTCTTCAGTCCACCCTATACAAGTGAACGTGCGAAGCAAAAAGTAGTCGATCTAGTCGAGCAGCTTTCCATGTACGGAGGAAAAATAAAGCTTCACATCGTTCCGTTTACGGCGATTCAGGAACAAATTCAGCAGCAGGTGCCCGAAAACTATACGATGACATCCACACGGAGGATGATGCTCCGCATTACAGATCAGCTTCGTGTGAAGAACAGCGGTCTTGCGATCGTGACGGGTGAAAGTCTTGGCCAGGTAGCGAGCCAGACGCTTGAAAGCATGTATGCCATTAATGATGTAACAAGCACACCTGTAATCAGACCCCTCATTTCCTATGATAAACCTGAAATCATTAAGATGGCCAAGGAGATCGGGACGTATGAGATCTCCATTCGCCCATATGAAGATTGCTGCACCATCTTTTCGCCATCGGCTCCGAAAACAAGACCGAAGCTTGACAAAGCGAACAGGTACGAAAGCTTTGTAGACTTTGAGAGCCTTACGGAAGCAGCTGTAGAAAAAACGGAAACGATTCTTTTTGATCAAAAAAGAATGGAAGAAGATGCGGATTTAAACAGTCTGCTTTAA
- the ezrA gene encoding septation ring formation regulator EzrA — translation MEVVIGLLAALVLFFAAGYFIRKNIYREVDRLEARKIEIMNRSLADEMSRVKELKMTGQAEELFEKWRQEWDEIITAQLPEVEELLFDAEDHADKYRFKKSREVLVHIERMLDAADQNIEQIIEEIYELVTSEERNSSEIEDVKEKFKKAKKTLLAHSHTFGSAHAKLEAELYEVYEELKRFEAETDAGNYLAARDILIKQNEILIDLGEKIEAIPAMLSDCQTGIPNQLAEIRDGYKEMSEQGYVLDHIQIQSETERISDTLVIFQEKIRELDLEGISESLQEIHDSIETMYDLLEKEVHANHYVLTETAKTEGALHELVAAKLVSKEETDTVKKSYHLSEEDTSRLRSIDKQVAALQKRFYHIQDRMANEKIAYSLLKEELTELERQTAEVKAEHAEYREMLHALRKEERAAREQLTEARRLLNDSARLISKSNVPGLPAQYTDLLREAQRTIVHVSEKLDEIPLDMVAVNILLEDAVAASAKVHEQTEDMIEQVYYVEKIIQYGNRFRSRNDNLSKELNEAEKLFRHYEYESSLKKAATAIETVEPGSFEKIGMLVEEDLEELKNK, via the coding sequence ATGGAAGTCGTTATTGGTTTACTGGCAGCGCTTGTCCTTTTCTTCGCAGCCGGTTATTTTATCAGAAAAAATATATACCGCGAAGTTGACCGGCTTGAAGCAAGGAAAATAGAAATTATGAATCGTTCGCTTGCGGATGAGATGTCCAGAGTCAAAGAGCTTAAAATGACCGGACAAGCTGAAGAGTTGTTTGAAAAATGGAGACAGGAGTGGGACGAAATTATTACGGCCCAGCTTCCTGAGGTAGAAGAGCTTTTGTTCGATGCGGAAGACCATGCAGATAAATACCGCTTCAAGAAATCGAGAGAAGTACTTGTTCATATTGAAAGGATGCTTGATGCTGCAGACCAGAACATTGAGCAGATCATTGAAGAAATCTATGAGCTTGTAACGAGTGAAGAGCGAAACAGCAGCGAAATTGAAGATGTGAAAGAGAAATTTAAAAAAGCGAAGAAGACCTTGCTGGCTCATAGCCATACATTTGGAAGTGCGCATGCAAAGCTTGAGGCAGAACTGTATGAAGTGTACGAGGAATTGAAGCGGTTCGAAGCAGAAACTGATGCCGGGAATTATTTGGCAGCAAGAGATATTCTAATCAAGCAAAATGAGATCCTGATCGATTTGGGAGAAAAGATTGAAGCGATTCCGGCTATGCTCTCAGACTGTCAGACAGGAATTCCGAATCAGCTGGCAGAAATAAGAGATGGATATAAGGAAATGTCAGAGCAGGGTTATGTATTGGATCACATCCAGATTCAAAGCGAGACAGAGCGGATTTCTGACACACTGGTTATTTTTCAGGAGAAAATCAGGGAACTCGATCTTGAGGGAATCAGTGAGAGCTTACAGGAGATTCATGACTCCATTGAAACGATGTACGATTTGCTTGAGAAAGAAGTACATGCTAATCATTATGTGCTGACAGAAACAGCGAAGACAGAAGGAGCTCTTCATGAGCTTGTAGCGGCTAAGCTTGTTTCAAAAGAGGAAACAGATACAGTTAAGAAAAGCTACCATTTGAGTGAAGAAGATACATCAAGACTTCGCAGCATCGATAAACAGGTAGCGGCTCTTCAAAAGCGGTTTTATCATATTCAGGATCGAATGGCGAACGAAAAAATTGCGTATTCCCTGCTGAAAGAAGAACTGACTGAACTGGAGAGGCAGACAGCTGAAGTCAAGGCGGAGCATGCTGAATACAGGGAAATGCTTCATGCCCTCCGAAAAGAGGAACGGGCGGCACGTGAACAGCTGACAGAAGCAAGAAGGCTGCTTAATGATTCAGCGAGACTCATAAGCAAAAGCAATGTTCCGGGATTGCCGGCACAATATACGGATCTTCTGAGAGAAGCTCAGAGGACCATTGTCCACGTATCGGAAAAATTGGATGAAATCCCTCTTGATATGGTAGCCGTTAATATTCTTCTGGAAGATGCCGTTGCTGCTTCAGCAAAGGTTCATGAACAAACCGAAGACATGATTGAACAGGTTTATTATGTAGAAAAAATCATTCAATACGGGAACCGTTTCAGAAGCCGCAATGATAACCTTTCAAAAGAACTGAACGAGGCGGAGAAGCTGTTCAGACATTATGAGTATGAAAGCTCATTAAAAAAAGCAGCAACAGCCATCGAAACAGTGGAACCAGGTTCGTTTGAAAAAATTGGTATGCTTGTTGAGGAAGATTTGGAAGAGTTGAAAAACAAATAA
- the brnQ gene encoding branched-chain amino acid transport system II carrier protein → MKQGLSSKETFVVGLMLFALFFGGGNMIFPPSLGQAAGTNVWIAITGFLITGVGLPLLGVIAIGLTGSDVQTLGSRIHPVFGIVFTIILYLAIGPLFGIPRTGTVAYEIGVTPFLSEGMAKSGFSLVLYTVLFFGVTYWLSLNPSKLVDRIGKLLTPALLAILALLAIKTIATPMGSPKTPQAAYENGPFFKGFLDGYLTMDTLAALVFGIVVINAVRDKGVTSSKAITKVCIQAGLIAAAGLAIVYLSLGYLGATSVDAIGYKDNGGLILSQAANVLFGSLGNIVLTLAITFACLTTSVGLVSACGQYFSKILPKLSYKIIVFILTVFSAVIANFGLTQLITFSVPLLTAIYPLAIVLILLSFIDRIFSRAPEVYACSLLFTGAVSIIDGLKAAKIAPGGLIEFFGTFIPLFNQGIGWLVPAVAGAVIGYAIALIRRPHLKTKGSH, encoded by the coding sequence ATGAAACAAGGTTTGTCATCAAAAGAAACATTTGTCGTCGGGCTAATGCTATTTGCCCTCTTTTTCGGAGGAGGAAATATGATTTTCCCGCCTTCGCTGGGACAGGCTGCAGGAACAAATGTATGGATTGCCATCACGGGATTTCTTATAACAGGGGTAGGTCTTCCTCTGCTCGGTGTCATCGCTATTGGTCTTACCGGTTCAGATGTCCAAACTTTAGGAAGCAGGATTCACCCTGTATTCGGTATTGTATTTACGATCATCCTTTACTTAGCGATTGGCCCTCTATTCGGGATTCCTAGAACAGGAACGGTGGCCTATGAAATCGGAGTTACTCCTTTTCTTTCTGAAGGGATGGCTAAGAGCGGCTTCTCTCTGGTGCTTTATACGGTGCTTTTCTTCGGTGTCACCTACTGGCTTTCTTTAAACCCAAGCAAGCTTGTAGACCGGATCGGAAAGCTGTTGACACCCGCACTGCTGGCAATTCTTGCTTTATTAGCGATTAAGACAATTGCCACGCCAATGGGATCACCCAAGACTCCTCAGGCTGCTTACGAGAACGGCCCGTTTTTCAAAGGTTTCTTGGATGGGTACTTGACTATGGATACCCTTGCCGCACTCGTCTTCGGGATTGTGGTCATTAACGCAGTAAGAGATAAGGGTGTTACCAGCAGCAAAGCCATTACGAAGGTCTGCATCCAGGCGGGGCTTATTGCTGCGGCAGGATTGGCGATCGTCTACTTGTCCCTTGGCTATCTCGGAGCAACCAGCGTTGATGCGATTGGGTACAAGGACAATGGAGGACTTATATTGTCCCAGGCAGCGAATGTTCTGTTCGGGTCTTTAGGAAACATCGTATTGACCCTTGCCATCACTTTTGCCTGTCTGACAACGAGCGTCGGACTAGTCTCTGCATGCGGTCAATATTTTTCGAAAATTCTACCAAAACTATCGTATAAGATAATCGTATTCATTCTTACGGTATTTTCGGCGGTCATTGCGAATTTCGGCTTAACCCAGCTGATTACGTTTTCTGTGCCGCTTCTTACCGCTATTTATCCTCTGGCCATTGTGCTTATCCTGCTTTCGTTTATAGACCGGATCTTCAGCAGAGCTCCAGAGGTTTATGCATGCAGTCTATTATTTACCGGTGCTGTAAGCATAATAGACGGGCTCAAAGCAGCAAAAATTGCCCCGGGCGGTCTGATTGAATTTTTCGGAACGTTTATCCCTTTATTTAATCAGGGTATCGGATGGCTTGTACCGGCTGTGGCAGGAGCTGTCATCGGATATGCCATTGCCCTTATCCGCAGACCTCATTTAAAAACAAAGGGGAGTCATTAA
- a CDS encoding GAF domain-containing protein, with the protein MFHVEKYSNNTKENYELVIKQLKALLEGEPDQIANFSNASALLNQFLTEVNWVGFYLMKDGELVLGPFQGLPACVRIPVGKGVCGTAAATGETQLVEDVHQFPGHIACDGATNSEIVIPLIKNGEVIGVLDIDSPIKNRFTELDKEYLEGFTEALLPFI; encoded by the coding sequence ATGTTTCATGTCGAAAAGTACTCAAATAACACGAAAGAAAATTACGAACTTGTTATCAAACAGCTGAAGGCTTTGCTTGAAGGCGAACCCGATCAAATAGCAAATTTTTCTAACGCTTCCGCTTTGCTTAATCAGTTTCTAACAGAGGTTAACTGGGTCGGCTTCTATTTAATGAAAGACGGAGAACTTGTCCTCGGCCCATTCCAGGGACTGCCTGCCTGTGTCAGAATCCCAGTGGGGAAAGGCGTCTGCGGAACGGCTGCAGCCACAGGAGAAACCCAGCTCGTGGAAGACGTCCATCAATTCCCTGGTCACATCGCCTGTGATGGCGCGACCAATTCGGAAATCGTCATCCCTTTAATTAAAAATGGAGAAGTGATCGGTGTACTCGATATCGACAGTCCCATTAAAAATCGTTTTACTGAATTGGACAAAGAATACCTTGAAGGGTTCACAGAAGCACTTCTTCCGTTTATTTAA
- a CDS encoding cysteine desulfurase family protein, translating into MLYLDNSATTEPYPEVMESYIKITKEFFANPSSLHKLGSQAEHLLRQARKQTANLLHVREEEIVFTSGGTEANNLAIKGTAFSKKQRGKHIITSAVEHPSVMESCLQLEKDFGFQLTILPVDENGRVSPEQLKRELKEDTILVSIMHVNNEVGTIQPIQEIANILKDYPNVTFHTDHVQGAAKVPLDLSHPGIDLCTLSAHKFHGLKGTGILFIKKGLRLTPLLSGGDQENQLRSGTESVAGIAAAAKALRMSMEDFRKHGPAVEETKRQILNRLREINGVEINTPLEQSAPHIIHFSVPGIKSEVLVHMLEEKDIFVSTTSACSSRKSLPSPTLLAMNKSKDAALSGIRISLAMNTDDSKLEKLFASLEQAIPYIMKMKR; encoded by the coding sequence ATGCTATATTTAGACAACAGTGCCACGACCGAACCCTATCCAGAAGTAATGGAATCCTATATAAAAATTACGAAAGAGTTTTTTGCAAATCCTTCTTCCCTGCACAAGCTGGGAAGCCAGGCTGAACACCTTTTAAGACAGGCAAGGAAGCAGACGGCCAATCTCCTGCATGTAAGGGAAGAAGAAATTGTATTTACATCTGGAGGTACAGAAGCCAATAACCTGGCTATAAAAGGAACGGCATTTTCAAAAAAACAAAGAGGAAAGCACATTATCACTTCAGCTGTTGAACATCCTTCTGTCATGGAATCCTGTTTGCAGCTTGAAAAAGATTTTGGCTTTCAGCTTACTATTCTTCCAGTAGATGAAAATGGAAGAGTCTCTCCGGAACAGCTGAAGCGTGAACTGAAAGAAGATACGATTCTCGTCTCCATTATGCATGTGAATAATGAAGTAGGAACCATCCAGCCGATACAGGAAATCGCAAATATATTAAAGGATTATCCGAATGTCACCTTTCATACAGATCATGTTCAGGGCGCTGCGAAGGTGCCGCTGGATCTAAGTCACCCGGGCATTGATTTATGCACACTTTCTGCCCATAAATTTCATGGACTTAAAGGAACGGGGATCCTTTTTATAAAAAAAGGGCTGCGCCTTACTCCGCTTTTGTCAGGAGGAGACCAGGAAAATCAGCTTAGATCCGGTACTGAGAGTGTGGCAGGAATAGCAGCGGCTGCAAAAGCACTGCGTATGTCTATGGAGGATTTCAGAAAGCATGGACCTGCTGTGGAGGAGACGAAGAGACAAATTCTAAATAGGCTGCGTGAAATCAACGGGGTCGAAATCAATACCCCTCTTGAACAATCTGCGCCTCATATTATTCATTTCTCTGTTCCCGGTATTAAATCTGAGGTTCTCGTACACATGCTTGAAGAAAAAGATATATTTGTTTCCACCACTTCAGCGTGTTCCTCAAGAAAAAGTTTGCCGAGTCCAACCCTCCTTGCTATGAATAAAAGCAAGGATGCTGCCTTAAGCGGCATACGGATCAGCCTGGCAATGAATACGGATGATTCAAAACTGGAAAAGCTGTTCGCTTCTTTGGAACAGGCAATTCCATATATTATGAAAATGAAGAGGTAA
- the hisJ gene encoding histidinol-phosphatase HisJ, protein MLKRDGHIHTPFCPHGSPDSLKSYAERAISLGFKEISFTEHAPLPEGFSDPVPEKDSALPIGQLEPYIYAIQDVKKAYSKEIKINLGFEVDFIEGFEAATSAFLNDYGETMDDSILSVHFLRKHGSYYCLDYSEEGFEEICRAAGSIEDTYHLYYRTVEKSILADLGIWKPKRIGHITLAHKFQKLFPAPAQDLEQIRSLLDLIKSGGYELDYNTAGLRKKHCQNAYPYDSAARLAIEKGIPLVFGSDAHIASDTGADYSFYEKLITG, encoded by the coding sequence TTGTTAAAAAGAGACGGACATATTCATACTCCATTTTGTCCTCACGGCTCCCCGGACAGCCTTAAAAGCTATGCCGAAAGAGCCATTTCGCTTGGTTTTAAAGAGATTTCGTTTACAGAGCACGCTCCTCTTCCGGAGGGATTTTCCGATCCTGTCCCCGAGAAGGACAGTGCTTTGCCGATCGGGCAGCTGGAACCCTATATATATGCGATTCAAGACGTAAAAAAAGCCTATTCAAAGGAAATCAAAATTAACTTGGGGTTTGAAGTAGATTTTATCGAAGGCTTTGAAGCTGCAACGTCCGCATTTCTGAACGATTATGGAGAAACAATGGATGATTCGATTCTTTCCGTCCATTTCCTGCGGAAGCACGGGTCCTATTATTGTCTCGATTACAGCGAAGAAGGTTTTGAAGAAATTTGCCGGGCTGCAGGGTCCATCGAAGACACCTATCATCTTTATTACCGGACTGTAGAAAAGTCCATTCTTGCCGATTTGGGAATCTGGAAGCCAAAACGGATCGGACATATCACCCTCGCACATAAATTCCAGAAACTATTTCCTGCACCCGCTCAGGATCTCGAACAAATCAGAAGCCTGCTTGATTTAATAAAATCGGGAGGCTATGAACTGGACTACAATACGGCGGGACTTAGAAAAAAACATTGCCAAAATGCCTATCCATATGACAGCGCTGCAAGGCTCGCCATTGAAAAAGGCATTCCGCTCGTCTTTGGATCTGATGCCCATATCGCTTCAGATACCGGAGCCGATTATTCTTTCTATGAAAAATTAATTACAGGATAA